The Endozoicomonas montiporae CL-33 genome contains a region encoding:
- a CDS encoding IS1380 family transposase has translation MPKSTQEQLRFHPSNGKTIRADFNGGELSSDFGTLLLRETILQSGLICKMTDAINDRRHQSYIDHSLKELLVQRVLQMACGYEDANDSNRLRKDPMFKLATGRNPLDSDNHLASAPTFTRLGQSMTRSDIYRMAEAFVHHFISSYKLPPPVIVIDLDHTPAITHGGQQMNLFNAKYQDYCYLPLMIFEGLSGKLITAILRPGKTPTGKENAAILERVIRLLRKKWPKTHLLVRGDSHFAQPELMWVVQNAPHSDYVLGKGAGHKTALRPKAKELLDEARQALKVKTELARLNNMPEPDRLRLYGEAEYQAKSWKGLDTRIIYKAEVNQKGDNPRFIVTSMKEASPEVIYEELYCPRGQDENFIKHLKSDLSGDRLSDQGFLANHLRMFYACAAYVLHYELRTKTLKGTELEKAQPSTVIMKLCKVAVKVVEYKDRIKLHLPRSCPFKRLLQHVTEVFYQMPILRPG, from the coding sequence ATGCCCAAATCTACACAAGAACAGCTTCGTTTTCATCCCTCAAATGGAAAAACCATCCGGGCAGACTTCAATGGTGGGGAGTTATCTTCTGACTTTGGCACTCTGCTGCTACGGGAAACCATTCTGCAGAGCGGTCTTATCTGCAAAATGACTGATGCCATCAATGACAGACGCCATCAATCCTATATCGACCACTCCCTGAAAGAACTTCTGGTTCAGCGGGTTCTGCAAATGGCCTGCGGCTATGAAGATGCCAACGACAGTAACCGTTTGCGTAAAGACCCTATGTTCAAACTGGCCACTGGTCGCAATCCGTTGGACAGCGATAACCATCTCGCATCAGCGCCCACTTTTACCCGGCTGGGACAATCTATGACCCGCTCCGACATTTACAGGATGGCTGAAGCATTTGTGCATCACTTTATCAGCAGTTACAAGCTGCCACCTCCGGTGATCGTTATCGATCTTGATCATACACCGGCCATTACTCATGGTGGCCAGCAGATGAACCTGTTTAATGCCAAATATCAGGACTACTGCTACTTGCCCCTGATGATTTTTGAGGGACTCAGCGGCAAGCTGATTACGGCGATTCTTCGTCCGGGGAAAACCCCAACGGGCAAGGAAAATGCAGCCATTCTCGAACGGGTCATTCGGCTGCTTCGGAAAAAGTGGCCGAAAACCCATCTACTGGTTCGGGGAGACAGCCACTTCGCTCAACCGGAGTTAATGTGGGTGGTTCAGAATGCCCCTCATTCGGATTATGTCCTGGGCAAAGGTGCAGGCCACAAAACGGCTTTGCGGCCAAAAGCCAAAGAGTTGTTGGATGAAGCGCGTCAAGCTCTGAAGGTCAAGACTGAGCTGGCAAGACTGAACAACATGCCAGAACCTGATCGGCTCAGACTTTACGGGGAAGCAGAATACCAGGCCAAGAGCTGGAAAGGTCTCGATACCCGGATAATTTACAAGGCGGAGGTCAACCAAAAAGGCGACAACCCTCGTTTCATTGTGACGTCGATGAAGGAAGCTTCTCCAGAGGTAATTTATGAAGAGCTTTACTGTCCAAGAGGACAGGATGAGAACTTCATCAAACATCTGAAAAGTGATCTGTCCGGCGACAGATTGTCCGATCAGGGCTTTTTGGCTAACCATTTGAGAATGTTTTATGCCTGTGCCGCTTATGTTTTGCACTATGAGTTAAGAACCAAGACTTTGAAAGGTACGGAGCTGGAAAAAGCGCAGCCATCAACGGTGATCATGAAGCTCTGTAAAGTTGCAGTCAAAGTGGTTGAATATAAAGACCGAATTAAACTTCATCTGCCGCGTAGCTGCCCATTCAAGAGGCTTTTGCAGCATGTGACAGAAGTCTTTTACCAGATGCCGATACTTCGACCGGGGTAG
- a CDS encoding type III secretion system chaperone, translated as MTDSQERFEQLIKHLSDISGHEFPISNNACTLINETDEVAAIIELPEGSDLLLFHSMVSRLPSEPEVRYGRALQLLNLNNSPEKLRGAWFAIDGEGFGIHLMSSSPIYSLSEGQFENLLFNYIQLTEELRQQLTEEELEISPPLSPFEGLQV; from the coding sequence ATGACAGATTCTCAAGAACGATTTGAACAGCTTATTAAGCACCTAAGCGATATAAGTGGACATGAATTCCCTATTAGTAATAACGCATGCACGCTAATTAATGAAACCGATGAAGTAGCAGCAATTATTGAATTGCCCGAAGGCAGTGACCTCCTGCTATTTCATTCTATGGTCTCACGCTTACCTTCTGAGCCGGAAGTGCGTTATGGCAGGGCTCTTCAACTATTAAACCTCAACAATAGCCCGGAAAAACTGCGTGGAGCCTGGTTTGCCATAGACGGTGAAGGCTTCGGCATTCACCTGATGAGCAGCTCTCCAATTTACAGTCTTAGCGAAGGCCAGTTTGAAAACCTTCTTTTCAACTATATCCAACTCACAGAAGAGCTAAGACAACAACTTACAGAAGAAGAACTGGAAATCTCGCCTCCCCTGTCTCCTTTTGAAGGATTACAGGTATGA
- a CDS encoding ParA family protein has translation MGKILAVTNQKGGVGKTTSCVNLSASLVATKRRVLLIDLDPQGNATMGSGVNKHDLELSSYHVLTGRSAIDDVIVHSDEAGYDILPTNSDLTAAEVELMNLKGKEIRLRDALKQVQGRYDFIMIDCPPSLNMLTLNALVAAEGVIIPMQCEYYALEGLTALMETITGIRQTLNPGLHIEGLLRTMYDPRIGLTNEVSRQLISHFGDQVYRTVIPRNVRLAEAPSHGKPVLAYDKNSRGAIAYLALAGEMIRRHDIKFKTQREAVS, from the coding sequence GTGGGAAAAATACTCGCAGTAACCAATCAGAAAGGCGGCGTCGGTAAAACAACGTCCTGCGTGAACCTGTCCGCTTCTCTGGTCGCCACCAAACGCAGGGTGTTGCTGATTGATCTGGATCCTCAGGGCAACGCGACCATGGGAAGTGGCGTGAACAAGCATGATCTGGAGTTATCTTCGTATCATGTGCTGACCGGACGCAGTGCCATTGACGATGTCATTGTTCACAGTGACGAAGCCGGTTACGACATTCTTCCCACCAATTCTGACCTGACTGCTGCCGAAGTGGAACTGATGAACCTTAAAGGGAAGGAAATCCGCCTGCGGGATGCTCTCAAACAGGTTCAGGGTCGCTACGACTTCATTATGATCGATTGCCCGCCGTCGTTAAATATGCTGACACTGAATGCACTGGTGGCAGCTGAAGGCGTGATCATTCCCATGCAGTGTGAGTACTACGCTCTGGAAGGATTAACGGCTTTGATGGAAACCATTACCGGTATTCGTCAGACGCTTAATCCCGGGTTGCATATAGAAGGTCTGTTGCGAACCATGTACGACCCTCGTATTGGTTTGACCAATGAGGTGTCCCGCCAGTTGATCAGTCATTTTGGTGATCAGGTTTACCGCACGGTCATTCCCAGGAATGTCCGGCTGGCTGAAGCGCCCAGCCATGGTAAACCAGTGCTGGCTTACGATAAAAACTCCCGTGGTGCTATTGCCTATCTAGCTTTGGCTGGAGAAATGATCCGCAGGCACGACATTAAGTTCAAGACTCAAAGGGAAGCTGTGAGCTAA
- a CDS encoding ParB/RepB/Spo0J family partition protein, with amino-acid sequence MPEASMTDLVEGSSDREMKDLPVEFVVRGKYQPRRDMHPDALEELAESIKAQGIMQPIVVRPLAENRYEIIAGERRWRAAQIAGLGEVPVLIRDVPDDAAIAMALIENIQREDLNPIEEAIALSRLQKEFELTQQEVAEAVGKSRAAVANTLRLMSLGDEVKKLLENGDLEMGHARAMLPLPEPEQLDAARSVVAKELSVRQTEALVRRIQQEKEQGKKGKEKKIDPDIKRLEDDLTDRIGAKVAIQHNAKGKGKLVISYNSLDELDGVLAHIQ; translated from the coding sequence ATGCCTGAAGCCTCCATGACCGACCTTGTTGAAGGATCTTCTGATAGGGAGATGAAGGATCTTCCGGTTGAGTTTGTTGTTCGTGGCAAATACCAACCCCGCCGCGATATGCATCCGGATGCTCTGGAAGAGCTGGCGGAAAGCATCAAGGCACAAGGGATTATGCAGCCTATCGTAGTGCGCCCGCTGGCTGAAAACCGTTATGAAATCATTGCCGGTGAACGACGCTGGCGTGCTGCCCAGATTGCTGGATTAGGTGAAGTGCCGGTGCTGATTCGTGATGTGCCGGATGATGCTGCTATTGCCATGGCTTTGATCGAAAATATTCAGCGTGAAGATCTTAATCCCATTGAAGAAGCCATTGCTCTTTCCCGTCTGCAAAAAGAGTTTGAACTGACCCAGCAGGAAGTAGCGGAAGCGGTCGGCAAATCCAGGGCTGCAGTTGCCAACACATTGCGTCTGATGTCTTTGGGTGACGAGGTAAAGAAGCTGCTGGAGAACGGTGACCTGGAAATGGGGCACGCCCGGGCAATGCTGCCTTTGCCTGAACCAGAGCAGCTGGATGCGGCCCGTTCAGTGGTGGCAAAAGAGTTGTCTGTTCGTCAGACTGAAGCGCTGGTCCGTCGTATTCAGCAGGAAAAAGAGCAGGGTAAAAAAGGCAAAGAGAAGAAAATTGACCCTGATATTAAACGTCTTGAGGATGACCTGACCGATCGCATTGGTGCCAAAGTGGCTATTCAGCACAATGCCAAGGGTAAGGGAAAACTGGTGATTTCTTATAATAGCCTTGATGAACTGGATGGTGTGTTAGCCCATATTCAATAA
- a CDS encoding glycosyl hydrolase family 18 protein: MLLVYEISGLAAYDKVILSFFGACGTQVGDPSITASIKKIEENCIEHGGDKFQIMSTDLYADFQKAFPAAGVNGVWDASWKSLNYGGLMGVLKKLTETTDTEVGVSIFGWSLSNIVSDAVKPENRQVLVTSLVRFINAYPFITQIDIDWEYPGVRGAANNVFDPQNDAGNYAAFIKLLRQELNNNGRNSVKLAIAAGAPKNIIDAANLKSLVDSGVDTIHLMTYDFFGEIWSESLGHHTNLKRNENSTLSADDSIQYMIKTLGIDTKHMGESLILTGTIIPSHLSAWGMG, translated from the coding sequence TTGCTGCTTGTTTATGAAATATCCGGGCTAGCTGCCTACGATAAAGTGATCCTCTCTTTTTTTGGGGCTTGTGGCACTCAGGTTGGCGACCCTTCCATTACGGCTTCTATAAAGAAAATTGAAGAAAACTGTATTGAGCATGGAGGTGATAAATTTCAAATCATGTCAACCGACCTTTATGCCGACTTTCAAAAAGCCTTTCCGGCGGCTGGCGTTAACGGCGTGTGGGATGCCAGTTGGAAGTCGCTGAACTATGGTGGTTTGATGGGAGTTTTGAAGAAACTGACTGAGACAACGGACACTGAAGTAGGGGTAAGTATTTTTGGCTGGTCACTCTCGAACATTGTATCCGATGCTGTAAAACCGGAGAACCGGCAAGTTTTAGTGACCAGTCTGGTTCGATTTATTAATGCCTATCCTTTTATCACCCAGATTGATATCGACTGGGAGTATCCAGGGGTTCGGGGAGCAGCCAATAATGTATTTGATCCTCAAAATGATGCGGGTAATTATGCGGCTTTCATTAAGTTATTGCGTCAGGAATTGAATAATAATGGCCGGAATAGCGTGAAACTGGCTATCGCGGCAGGCGCTCCAAAAAACATAATTGATGCGGCCAATCTGAAGAGTCTTGTAGACTCAGGTGTGGATACGATTCACTTGATGACCTATGACTTTTTTGGGGAAATATGGTCTGAAAGTCTGGGTCATCATACTAATCTGAAGCGGAATGAAAACAGTACTCTGTCTGCGGATGATTCCATTCAATATATGATAAAAACGCTGGGAATAGATACAAAACATATGGGTGAAAGTCTCATATTGACTGGTACTATAATTCCAAGTCACCTTTCTGCATGGGGAATGGGATGA
- the rsmG gene encoding 16S rRNA (guanine(527)-N(7))-methyltransferase RsmG — protein MSLRESICRGANTLSVSLTEEQADLLTRYVELLAKWNKAYNLTAVRDINEMVSRHILDSLSIAPYMTGDHLLDVGSGPGLPGMIMAIMYPEKQFTLLDSNGKKTRFMTQAKMELGLKNVQVENTRCESFQARQPFDVIMSRAFSSLLDMVEGTHHLLSPEGTFLAMKGLYPEEELQDLYTARSDVKETESHILSVPGCEAQRHLVMLKQIKN, from the coding sequence ATGTCCCTACGTGAAAGTATCTGCCGTGGTGCAAATACACTGTCTGTGTCGTTAACCGAAGAACAGGCTGATTTGCTGACCCGATATGTCGAGTTGCTGGCCAAGTGGAACAAAGCCTACAACCTGACCGCTGTGCGTGATATTAACGAGATGGTGTCCCGCCATATTCTCGACAGTTTGAGTATTGCTCCCTATATGACCGGCGATCACCTGCTGGATGTCGGCTCCGGCCCGGGTCTGCCGGGAATGATCATGGCGATCATGTACCCTGAAAAGCAATTCACTTTGCTGGACAGTAATGGTAAAAAAACCAGATTCATGACTCAGGCGAAAATGGAGCTTGGCCTGAAAAATGTTCAGGTTGAAAACACCCGCTGTGAATCCTTTCAGGCCAGGCAACCCTTTGATGTTATTATGTCACGAGCCTTCAGCTCTTTGCTGGATATGGTCGAAGGAACACATCACCTTTTGAGTCCGGAAGGTACCTTTCTGGCCATGAAAGGCTTGTATCCCGAAGAAGAATTACAGGATCTGTATACAGCCCGATCTGATGTAAAAGAGACCGAAAGTCATATTTTGTCGGTTCCGGGTTGTGAGGCACAGCGTCATCTCGTTATGCTGAAACAGATAAAGAACTAA
- a CDS encoding 50S ribosome-binding protein YggL produces MIKTDAKKRSKRLRKKLYVDEFKVMGFEVDLTFVDSTTEESMDAFFDDFLTNVIDANQLVFGGGGTKEGFSGFVVPAKRYASSSEDHRKLLDGWFDQQKLVVNHSVGDLIDANFEL; encoded by the coding sequence ATGATTAAGACTGATGCTAAAAAGCGAAGCAAACGACTGCGTAAGAAGTTGTACGTTGATGAGTTCAAGGTGATGGGCTTTGAAGTGGATCTGACCTTCGTCGATTCCACCACAGAAGAGTCCATGGATGCCTTTTTCGACGATTTTCTGACGAATGTGATTGATGCCAACCAATTGGTATTTGGTGGCGGCGGTACGAAAGAAGGCTTTTCAGGCTTTGTTGTACCTGCCAAGCGCTATGCTTCTTCCTCAGAGGATCATCGTAAACTGCTTGACGGCTGGTTTGATCAGCAAAAACTGGTGGTCAACCACTCTGTTGGCGATTTGATTGACGCCAATTTTGAACTCTGA
- a CDS encoding glycosyl hydrolase family 18 protein, which produces MRLSPKHIQLGYANYSRNAANVKIESYSPLKGSYTHRQNLMGTFESAVTAINDVFSNYLLPAASGLTATNGYRLYTDQQANADYLFNPTNGIFMSLDTPRTVFAKAQYVRKHKLGGIFTWMADQDEGLMLNAAREGLGYQAQTKKIEMDKIINTCGSNISQQETCRKLTHLTSEQAP; this is translated from the coding sequence ATGAGACTTTCACCCAAACATATTCAGCTGGGCTATGCCAACTACAGCCGAAATGCTGCCAACGTCAAAATAGAAAGCTATAGCCCTCTTAAAGGTTCATACACTCACCGTCAGAACCTGATGGGAACTTTTGAATCTGCGGTTACTGCTATTAATGATGTGTTCAGCAATTACCTGTTGCCAGCAGCCTCAGGATTAACAGCGACCAATGGTTATCGGCTTTATACCGATCAGCAGGCCAATGCGGATTATCTGTTTAATCCAACCAATGGCATCTTCATGTCGCTGGATACCCCGCGAACCGTTTTTGCCAAAGCGCAATATGTCCGCAAACATAAACTGGGTGGCATTTTTACCTGGATGGCGGATCAGGATGAAGGGCTGATGCTTAACGCTGCCCGAGAGGGACTGGGGTATCAGGCCCAGACGAAAAAAATAGAAATGGATAAAATTATTAATACCTGCGGGAGTAATATCAGTCAGCAGGAGACCTGCCGGAAACTGACTCATCTGACTTCTGAACAAGCACCCTGA
- a CDS encoding lipase family protein, translating to MSTGGINSSKPLISEFKTDNKVVDDGNKKSPSLTASNPGLKALLLKCKSGVKGAPGKIKGHFQSLRSKPAEITPELVSKKAKAYSIEASPPTDAGQKIQLAIDAEIAAFPYHQSLEKITNTSKLPESLSSVDKEVAENPGFGEWDTARPLALAAGKATGLSTKGAKGFIYDKKSGLTAYILHNPTAKPTPEVRLVFGGTTSGKEAGGLAKRSILNGGFTLKQWIANGKNAALGKTPDSYKQASELTRQVMDLMAKDPKYKDYSFTVSGHSKGGGEAAYAALTQKKPVNAICFSSAEFGKEMRESIPEEKRANAASHVHHYYIEGDPVPKMSDERLIKATGSKLGHIGKVTELPADGKGKGIKELDRHDQFNRHIRNFAGE from the coding sequence ATGAGTACAGGCGGAATCAATTCTTCTAAACCACTTATTTCTGAATTTAAAACCGATAATAAAGTAGTTGATGATGGTAATAAAAAGTCACCATCCTTAACTGCTTCAAACCCCGGACTGAAAGCTCTATTACTAAAGTGCAAAAGCGGAGTTAAAGGGGCTCCAGGGAAAATTAAAGGTCACTTTCAGTCCTTGCGTAGCAAGCCTGCAGAGATAACCCCCGAGCTCGTTTCAAAAAAAGCTAAAGCATACAGTATTGAGGCTTCTCCCCCCACAGATGCAGGGCAAAAGATCCAATTGGCTATTGACGCAGAAATTGCTGCATTTCCCTATCACCAATCTCTTGAAAAAATCACTAACACCTCCAAACTCCCGGAGAGTCTCTCAAGCGTTGATAAAGAAGTTGCAGAAAATCCAGGCTTTGGTGAATGGGATACTGCACGGCCTCTTGCATTAGCTGCTGGCAAAGCAACGGGACTTTCAACAAAAGGGGCAAAAGGCTTCATTTACGATAAAAAATCTGGCTTAACGGCCTATATTCTTCACAATCCGACAGCAAAACCAACTCCTGAAGTCAGATTGGTTTTTGGAGGAACTACCTCAGGAAAGGAAGCAGGAGGATTGGCTAAACGATCAATACTAAACGGAGGGTTTACGCTTAAACAATGGATAGCCAACGGTAAAAATGCTGCTCTCGGCAAAACGCCTGATAGCTACAAGCAAGCCAGCGAATTAACCCGACAAGTGATGGATTTGATGGCAAAGGATCCGAAGTATAAAGATTATTCTTTCACTGTATCCGGTCACTCAAAAGGGGGGGGAGAAGCAGCCTATGCAGCTCTGACCCAAAAAAAGCCTGTTAATGCGATTTGCTTTTCCAGTGCAGAGTTTGGAAAAGAGATGAGAGAATCAATACCTGAGGAAAAAAGAGCCAATGCTGCATCCCATGTTCACCATTACTACATAGAAGGCGACCCTGTACCAAAAATGAGTGACGAGCGTTTAATCAAAGCAACCGGTAGCAAACTTGGACATATAGGCAAAGTGACAGAGCTTCCGGCAGACGGTAAAGGAAAAGGCATAAAAGAGCTGGATCGCCATGACCAATTTAATCGCCATATCCGAAACTTTGCCGGTGAATGA